The window AGAGGACCGTGCCCGGTTCAACCGTGCCGACAACCGTAAAGTCGAGGTCCTCGGAGTATCGGTAGTCCGGAAAGTAGATCTTCTTGAGAGCGGTGCCGCCTTTGAAGGCCAGGTGCTCGCGAAGCGGCGAACTCGCCAACCCGAAGAGCAACCAGGTCAGGACATAGTCCTTCTCAATGACCCGGTCGCTCATCTGCTCTCTGTGGGCGACTTGCGATATCTCTCTTTGGGTGATCATGGGTGGTTCTTCCTAATCATCTTCATCATGTTGTTACGGCCGCCCTGAGCTCATCGGGGCTCAAGTTGACCCTGACTCGCCACTTCCTACGATGACGTCCTTCATCGGGAAGTGTGGGGTCAAAGAGGGTGTAGCTCGCCGACACGAGTCCTTGGAGTTCTTCACGTAGCTTGGGAGTGCCGAGTTCGAAGGTCTCAAGGAGAAAGCCCAGGCGCTTGGCGACACTCTTGCGGCCGAGTCGGGTTACGTAGCTACTGAGCCTGTCGAAATCGATCTCGTCGCGTTTGGCCCAGATGCCTCTGGCGACCTCGATGACGCCACCCGAGAGGTCCGGGCGATCCAGACAATCAACGATGGTGCGCTCAAGGTTGGAGACAAGTACTTTCTGAGTTGGAGTCACCCAGGCTGCTTCGCTCCCCCACATGTCTGCTGGCTTCGTGGTGACGAAGCGATAAGTAGCGCCGGCGATCTTCTTCTCTATCCGGCGCACTGGAGTTGAGACATACACGGTCAAGACCGGATTGGTCGTCATCTCGTGGATCTCTAGTCCCGAGAAGTGCGAGAGATAGTAGTCGGCCGGTTCGATCAGGTACTTGGC is drawn from Actinomycetota bacterium and contains these coding sequences:
- a CDS encoding type IV toxin-antitoxin system AbiEi family antitoxin domain-containing protein; the encoded protein is MYTTHNELMTRLSKTLGQTEAKFLADLASQDKQVFTTEDARLVAGTSEHAVDLLIAKLIKKKWLIRLNRGVYLIVPLSAGEEAEYSENWFVVAKYLIEPADYYLSHFSGLEIHEMTTNPVLTVYVSTPVRRIEKKIAGATYRFVTTKPADMWGSEAAWVTPTQKVLVSNLERTIVDCLDRPDLSGGVIEVARGIWAKRDEIDFDRLSSYVTRLGRKSVAKRLGFLLETFELGTPKLREELQGLVSASYTLFDPTLPDEGRHRRKWRVRVNLSPDELRAAVTT